The stretch of DNA TTATCACTTCACCAAATAATTGCTGTTTTAATCTCAAGTAGACAGGAAGTCAATACTTTTGCTATTTCTTGCCTTATGAACTACCCTAATATCCACTCAACACCATCAATTTGGCCCCAGTTGATTTCTAAAAGTGAATTATATACGGAACGGACATGTATGATTTGTTTAAAATGTAACATGAAAGTGTCTTAATAACCTTTATGAGATTTTCAGCAGCGCTTCCCTGTCTCCTTTTTACAGAGGAAATGTCATAACTTGCAATGCAACATTCTGATAAATTTACTCTCAGTTCTAGGAACTAATAGTTAAATGATAATTTACTCCTATAAATTGCTATGTAGCAAAACAGCACTTGCATCTCAAGGTATAGCATGTTTTCCAGTTATGCAAGCTCAATGTTTTCTCCAATACTTTGCGTATTGTTGTATACTGCAATATTAGGATACATTGTCAGTCATTCCAAAACATACCACTTTTATTTAGTAGCATGGAATAATTTTAACAGACTTGACCTTCCAGAATGTTATCCCTGAATTCCtaaattttaaaaactgacatGGATGAGAAGTGGGTGAGTTAAAATGACAATAGTAGGAAATATTTCCCCTGCCCCACCTAGAGGACCCTATTGCCATAACCCCAATAACAAAATAGCTCTTAAGTGCTTGATCCTTTCTTAATATTTGGTTGGCAGATGACTAGCAAATCTACAGCCCAATTCTATGTCCTTTTCCTCAAAAGTAAATCCTATGGAGCTCAATGTGTCTGGCTCTCCAGCGAGTgagcacagaattgcagcctccAACTTGCTTAATGTTTGTGACCTTTTtcgaaatgtgtttttaaacattttaaacaattacATGAGACATGCTTCCCTTTCAGCTAAACTATTTCCCCCTGCCACCTACCATTTCAAATTATTCACACATCTTAgttcttatgtgtgtgtgtgtgtatgaattttaaaatgcagcaataaaaGTGCTTGGAACACATCATAAATTTACTTGCTATTTTACTGCATAGCTCTGAATCGTGTTGAGCCGACAAGGGCAACCGTAGGGCTATTGGGGGGGGATTTAACTCCTTCCGAGGCAGGGCGTTTCTCAGGAAAGCTAAGCCCATTAAGAGACGCTTTCTCCTAATGGCACTTTGCAATTGAGCTGATCTCTGGCTTACACTTCGCCACCTCTTCCTTTACTACCACCCTAACCAAGTTCAGTTGCGGTCCTTGCCCTGAACCTGGTTACTAGTCCTCCTGATTTCAGTAACGTCACGTTTTTAATACTTTGGCTTCTGGCAGCGAGCGTCAATAGAGTTTGCAAAACAATGCAAGAAGTAAGGCTGTGGGGGACAAGAAAGTAAAGTAAACTATACAGTGACCATTTCCAACCCACCGAAGTAAAGGAGGGCGTAGCTGGCCTGGACTGGGAAGCCAATGTGGCTCCTTCAGTGTTGGGGTTTCCTTTCCTTTAGGTTTAGGCATGAATTCCATTGGAATCAGCTGTGCTTAGTCCGGTGCAAGGCACTTGGGGGGTCGTCGCGGGGGGTAAGTCGGTGTCCCACGTGTTAAGCCTGCTAGCGCGGGGTTACTTATACTGTACTTATTAGAGGACGGGGCCCGAGAGAGGAGAATAGACTCATCGTTGCAAGAACGAAAGTGAGATCCCCTGCGCTTTGCAAAGTGGGAGCTGTGAGCTGAACGCGAAGCTTAGAGGGGGAAAGTTAGGAAGATCTACAGCAACGAAGAGAGCTGCCCTTTTGGCCTGGCCTTTGCTAGGCTGGCAAGTCTCGTAGGCGGcgctggaaagaaaaggaaaaacgcACCCCTCAGCTATCCAGCCCAAGAGGGAAATAATGGACGAGCCGTGCGCCAAGGCGACGGGAGCGAAAGGGTGGCTCGGCGAGCGTTCCAAGGGGCGGGAAGGAGGCGCTTTCCGGCCCctcattggaggaggaggaggagcccgaGGGGAATCTCCGAATCCCAGGGCAATTAGCAGCGCCGCCAGCGGGGAAGGAAGCGGCCACTAATCGCTTCCTGGGGAGCCGCAATGGGCTCCGCTCGCTGGCGCAGCGCTTCTTCTGCAGGTGCGGATCCACACGGACCGTGCCTAACACGCCTCCATGGAAAGCAGGAGATCGGAAGCCGAGGAGTTAATGAAAACTGCTTCGCCACCTCCTAACAGCCTCCTGATGCCCATAAGAAGTCAAAAAATGATGGTATCAATAGAAAGTGAAAGGTGTCTGTAAAGTTTCTTCTTGTCTGGGCGTTGCTAGGCTTCCTGGTTCCAAAAGGCCTTTCAAGACCAAAGGTGCAAAATCGGCGAAATTTACTATAGCAGTCGAACCTTGCAAAAGCACGAGGATTCGGATCGCCCTCATATTATGCCCAGAAACCATCCACCTCACTCTCCTTCCTTTTCCCGGGGGCAGGGACAGGATTGCTGCTAATTGCTGCGAGGTGGCCTGGCACGTGGATAATTCACCTTACTGCCTTTTGCtggctttctttattttttaaattaaagcatcTATATTTATGTTCTGCTGCTTATATTGCACTTTTAATTATGTTTAGAGGCAGCATTCCGCGGGTCTCGTTCTCTTCTCCCAAACGGCCCCCCTCCCCGTATCCTAAATCACATTTTCATTAAAGGATTTCTTAATAAGAAAGCTCGACCGCTATTCATTATCTCATCCCTTCTACGCGCACTAGTTCACTTACCCATCCGTTCATTTATTCACTTACTCATTCCAGCAGATCCGCCGCAACTGACTGCTAGCAGGGATGTGAACACTCATAATTATTTGTCAAAGTCTGCAAAGTGTATTATCCCTTTTTCTAGTGGTAATTAGTTACCATAGCATCTAATACGTAAATGTGCCCAGAGCACACCATTAACAGTTAAACGGAGGATTCAATTTAACACATGATTATATCTTTCATAAGTCATTACATTAGGAAAGTCAATGTCACTCATGCTGGGACAATCGCAGGATTAGAACTGGGGctaaggagggagggggagagaaggagggagggaggggaagcttGCCTTGGCAACCAAggtgaaaaaggaagaagaagaagaagtagcgGGGGCGACGCTTGGACGGACTAAACGGTCCTGGTTTGGAGGGGTggcttgaaatgaaacaaaagctcTTCGAGGGGAATATTCATTTCTGATTAAGTGATCCATCAAGCAAGAAATGGGAGGGGGCAGCAGGAGCCACACGCAGAGAGAGACgcgtggagagggagggaggagagagatcaGATGCGCCACGCAATTCTCAATGCTCGCTCCCGGTTCAGTGAGTGCATCGACGAGCCTTTGGTTCCCTGTCAATTCCCAGCGACGCTGCTGATTATACAAAGTAATAGGAGCGAAGTGTTAAAACGCACCAGAGTCTCTGCAACAGTCTCGGGTTCCTCTTTCTCTCGCTGTCTCTCTCGCACACAAGGGAAGTAAAACGCAAATAATTACACGAGGGTTATTGTGGGTGGGGAGAGTCTTCAACCCTGGCTGGCCCTGGGGAAGAGACCCGAATCCTAGAGAATACTTTCGCTCTCTAGGTAGATCAACCGGAGTAAGGGCTAAAAGTTGACGCGCAGCAAAAGGTGCGACCGGAAAGGGGAATTCTCCTCGGCCCATTCCACTCTTCATCGAAACTTACTGGAATTCGGCGACGCCTAAGCCGAGTTACTTAAGGTCGGTGACATTTGTCAGAGAGGGGGCTCTTCCTTATCTCAGCTGACAAACTCCGTCGCCGAAATGTCAAAAGCCAGAGGGCTCCACCATCGCCAAGGGGAGGCCAAACAAGTGGTTGGAGCACTTTTTTAGCGAAGAAAGGAAGAAACGATCGTTTATTCCAAGAAGCAACACGCCGAACTGTTCCCACCAACATCTCAGACTTTGGCTGTCCAGCTGCTGTTAGAAAAAGCCAAAGCCAGGGGGAATTTCGCCCATCCTGCTTCCGCCACAGGTGCGATCTGCACCGCGTGAAAGTCGAAGCCCAAAGTCCTGAACTGGTTGGGCTACACTTCCCTTGTTTGAATCGAGAAGCGCAGCAACTCAGGCAGTCAGTGCCAAGCAGTGTAAACGCTTAGCTGCAGGCTTCGAAGTAAAAGCTGGTGATCTAACGCTGTCCAAATTCCCTTCGTAATGGGATTCAGGGGAAATGGGATAGGGATGGTTGCTTCCTTATTTGGGGTATAAGATATACCCCGCTCCTAATCCGACTTTCTTTGGGAGCAAATCCCAAAGTGGGACTCACTTTCTTGAAAGTGTGCTGATGAGGACTCCAGCCGCGCGTCAAGCAGCGTCACTGGACACATTTACGCGCCGCTGAATTAAAACACCCCGGAGTCATTTTTGCCTGATCAGGTTGCACGTTTATCAAACCCCCATCCTTTGCCTAATAttgtcctccttcctgtccctggcaagaagggaaggaaaaggcTGCCTGCTCCTTTGGAGGGCACCCTTTTTGTGCGAAGGGGAAAGCCTGCGCGGTGCTCTCATCCAAGGAGCCTGGCGATGCTCACACTCGCACATCTAGAAAGAAGTGTGCGTGGGGAACTGatggtggtgttggtggtggtggaggaggaggagaaggagggatagTCTGGTTTCTGGCTGTGCTTAATTCCTAATCAGGATGATGGACAGCAGAGACAGAACAATACAAACTAATGGCTGTGTTGCTGATCACTTTACCCCTTGATTAAAGACACCCAATTATGGCGCAGAACAGTGTCGTAATTATGTTCCTTAATCACATCCAGGAGGTCTAATTGCCTTAACGATGTGTTTCATTAAATGAATTTAGGTATTATAGTCGACAGTTTTCATACACAGTTGTTTTCAAATTAACATAATATTAGACATCGTCATGGAAATTGTTTTAATAATCATAATTAGACGCACCCAGGCTTTGTCTAGTAAATACTGAGAGACGGTTCCTCCCGGCGCCTGGGGGCGAGGGAGCTGCCTGCCTACCCTGTCTGGCCTGCCTTAACCGCGCTGGACAGTTATGAATCCTGAAAAGTTACAGGTTCtgattaatctctctctctctcgaggcCAAGTGGGGCAGAAAATATTTATCCGCTGCCCACCTACCCCCCGCGCGCCTTCGCCTGTCGCGCCATCTGAGGGCATTCGCGGGGAGACAACAGAAGGGCGCCACAAACAGAGACCTGCACTTAGGAGCGGGCAGTGGCACCGGGCACCCAGCGCAGCTGCAATCCGGAATCTGTGCCCCGCAGGCACCAACACATGCGGGACGTTCACACTGCCAGAGCAGCCTCCCCGACAGAAGAGATGTATTAGCTGCTCTGTGGGAAAGGGGAAGGCTTGCTGgcgtttgggggggggtcaagcaCCTGCGAGCTACAGGTAGGGCAGAGCCACCACCTAGAGCGTTTTGGAGGTGCCTTTTAATACCTGTACCTGATTCGAGATCTTAGCCGTATTATCTACGGGCATTTGAGGACCATACAAAAAAAGGTGGAGTTTTTCCACCCCAGAGAGTCTCCTTCCCATAGGTAGTGTGAGGACAGCCTTCAATCTTCCTAAAAGCAAGAAACTGACGGCCTTTATCCCCTGCTCCTGAATGCGTCCTGACAAGAAGCCTTACCTCCCTTCTAAATATGGACCAAAAATAGGCAAACAACAAGGTCACCTCGACGCCTTATGCCTTCATACAACAGGGGTCTCCCCCTTTTTTGATCTGCACAAAGCAAATAGGAAGAGGGCTGAATGGGGGGTGTATTCTTTCGCCCCTCTTACAAAGCACAGGGAGGTAAGGATTTgttcaaaatattttaataaagatTCTTTCCGACATAGATACACATACAAACCATCATACATCGCTGTCATCATCTGATTGACCTATTTAACATATATCACTCTTTACACATCCATGACCTGCCAACAGATCCAACACGGCTCTCGTTTTGCCATCCAGAGCTGACAGACTGAATTTGGATTATCAGCAAGTAGTGGAAAATACCAAGCCCCGTCGAGGTGGGAAGAAAgcgtggggaggggaaaataaagatTTTCGGGATCTACGCTTGATTGGCACCATGATTCACAAGCCAGTTTTGTCAAAGTTAAGAGATAAGGCGTCTCAAGTCCTATTGATGCTCATCCTACCCACAATGCAGAAGTTTAAATGCTGATATTAAGGCCCAGACTCCAAACTACACATTTTCCTTAGAAATAAGTTTATTTGACTTCCGAAGGGATTGACTTTCAAGACAGTGTGTTTAAAGCAAGATTGTACAGCCTCTGCAGAGGCTGGTTGCCCCCCCCCGTCTACTCCAACCCCGTCTGGCTAGAACAGATTTAAACCTGTTTCACTCTGCAATGTTGAGCACTCTTAGGCAAAAGAAAAATCTACTGAACTATTGGGATTCTCCTCCAGGTAAGTGTGGTTAGAGTTAGGGTGCAAACTGTGGAAAAACAGACTTCCACTTAACTGAGTTGTTCTGTTAAGCACCTTCACCCCCAGTACGTCAACTTGAAAGGGTTGTGGGCTGGTTAAGGAAGCCACCCATGTACAAACTCATTTTGAATTCCACATTTGAGGGAAACAGAAATTCATTTACTCCTGGGCCTTATATCATCATTCTGGGTGAAATGCATGTGAAACAACAGCTAAGGTAGATGACCACCTTCAGCTTAAATAACTTTCATAAGCAATAGTCAAAAATTCGCCTTATCCACTCCTTTTGAGAAACCAAACACTAccatctgaaaaacaaaacaaaaccatgtttTGCAAATTCCTGACAGGAACTATTGTCTGATGCCTTGTTATCACAGTAAATAACTAGAAACAAATCCCTTCATGCTGCAAAGAATTTCTAGTCACCAACAGTCCAGTTCATTAAGCAATTAAGAATACACCTCTCCTCTCATTTTTGGACTGAAGCAATTTATTAAAGCTCAATTTATAAATACAGGGATGATGCAACTTAAAACCCAGAATGACCTTTTCATAAGCCTCAGCAGCTCCGATACATCAAGATTTCTGGTTCACATGTCCTTGGCAAATCAACGTTTTATAACACTTGGCACAAAGTTTTAAGTTAATGGGAattttaagaagcatttaaaagaaaattcacaGAAGACCCATGACCTCAACACAGGATGGATACTGTTGGCGTGAAAGGGCCATTGAAATAAATAGCGTGTCCTCTTGTACACAGGATTGCAAAGTGAAAAGAAACAAGGTGCacgtcttttaaaaaataaaataaacctgcaATACTTCAGCCACACGAACAGTTTTGTTGCATCATTTTAAGCTCACTCCCCGCCCAAACTTTGTGCATTTTCACAAGTTCAAAAGttcagagaaaataaaaaaatacaagtaTTTTCAGAGCAATTTTGCGCGCGTCTAATCTCAATTAGTCTACATTTCAAGTTTGCTTGTTTCCTGGCtcagaagcaataaaataaaacaacattaaaaaaaactttttaagtgCCCTTCTTGATTTGTCTGAGTTTACAATCCAACTTGCTTCCACCACATCTATCCCTTGCCCAAGCCCAATCAATCCCCACTCCCCGCCCTTGGCTGCTTATCGAAAAAGTTCCCAGTACAGTACTCGGAAGTTTTTAAGAAACCATGTGGAGGACAGAGGATTTGTTTTTTCTCCCGATCTGCTATTTCTCTTTGCGCACACTCACCCAAAAACATACACCCCTCAAAAATTGCGATTTTGCGTGCGTGTGTCTAAATTTCGCTGAGGTCTCGGTTGCACTCAAGTCCCCCTTTTGCCCCCAGATCCTCCTCCCCCTAtcaaggctgctgctgcagcgaaAGTCCTGCCCAGAGGGAAGGAAGCACCACGGAGAGGGATCGGGCTGTGGAGTCCGCGAcatgtctctttctttttaaggctTCTCCGTGCACTGTTTGCAGAGGCTGGACGAGACGCTGTTGAAAAGGGCACATTTATCCGGGCACGAGGTGGCGGGCGGCAGGCCGGCGCTGAAAGGGTAGCCCGCCGCCGCCTGCTCGTAGGCCCCGAGCGCCGGGTGCAAGGCGGCCGCCGCAGCCGCCGCAGCCGCCGCCGAGCTGGGCAGCGAAGCAGCCGAGATGGCCTGGCCCTGGTTGAGATAGGCGACGAGGCGGCGCATCTCGTCGAGGGCCTGCGCCTGCATGAGGATGTAGTTCTTGGCCAGCAGCAGCGTGGCGATCTTGGAGAGCTTCCTTACCGAGGGGCTGTGCGCGTACGGGATGACGGCCCGCAGCTCGTCGAGCGCGTCGTTCAGGTCGTGCATGCGCCGCCGCTCGCGGGCGTTGATGTTGAGGCGCAGCGCCTTCTGCTCCTTGGACttcttgccgccgccgccgcccgggcCGTGGTGGCTGTTGGAGCAGGCGCCGCCCTCGGGCGCCTTGAGCAGGGCGCCCCCCGCGCCCACCACCACGCCGGCGCCGCTGCCTCCGCCGGGGCCCCGCAGCAGCAACTCGCAGCGCCCGTCGCTGTCGTCGTCGGGGCTCTGCTCGCCGCCGCTGCTCTCGGCCACCGAGCTGCGGCTCGTCGTCGGACCCGGCCCGTACTTGACGCACACCGAGCCGCCCAGAGGGTCGCCGGCCCCCGCGCCTTCCCTCAGCAGCACCTCGGAGTCGCCCGGCTCGTAGCAGCCGAGGGGAGACGGCGGCGCCTGGCGGGGCTCGCGCGGCAGAGGCGCCTGGTGGGCGACCA from Zootoca vivipara chromosome 8, rZooViv1.1, whole genome shotgun sequence encodes:
- the BHLHE22 gene encoding class E basic helix-loop-helix protein 22, which produces MERALNLPTDEDIFHKSYSASAKRMESAFRSPPGLELVAHQAPLPREPRQAPPSPLGCYEPGDSEVLLREGAGAGDPLGGSVCVKYGPGPTTSRSSVAESSGGEQSPDDDSDGRCELLLRGPGGGSGAGVVVGAGGALLKAPEGGACSNSHHGPGGGGGKKSKEQKALRLNINARERRRMHDLNDALDELRAVIPYAHSPSVRKLSKIATLLLAKNYILMQAQALDEMRRLVAYLNQGQAISAASLPSSAAAAAAAAAALHPALGAYEQAAAGYPFSAGLPPATSCPDKCALFNSVSSSLCKQCTEKP